The Euphorbia lathyris chromosome 2, ddEupLath1.1, whole genome shotgun sequence genome includes a window with the following:
- the LOC136216611 gene encoding transcription repressor OFP12-like, with amino-acid sequence MSIIFWKNLLKCLPSSAATPSPHPFISEHDHRRLLPPPLNTTADASIITKNFNSSMYDLSSASTSKSLSTPSTYSFSSSDSDSDSNSPPDLAAIIASQRFFFTSPGRSNSIIEPLEAAPESSPSSLDGGIAVKKYSPDPYADFKDSMQEMIEARNIKDVRSNWGYLHELLCCYLNLNPKHTHKIIISAFSDIIVCLLSSSESDAVKKNGGDSRRLNVSRW; translated from the coding sequence ATGTCAATAATCTTCTGGAAAAACCTTCTCAAATGCTTACCTTCCTCCGCCGCCACACCATCTCCACATCCCTTCATCTCAGAACATGACCACCGCCGTTTACTTCCACCACCGCTTAACACCACCGCCGACGCATCAATTATCACCAAGAATTTCAACTCCTCCATGTACGATCTTTCCTCAGCTTCCACTTCTAAATCCCTAAGTACTCCCTCTACTTACTCCTTCTCTTCCTCAGATTCCGACTCCGATTCCAATTCTCCGCCTGATCTCGCCGCCATTATCGCTTCACAACGGTTTTTCTTCACCTCTCCTGGCCGCTCCAACTCCATCATTGAGCCACTCGAAGCAGCCCCTGAGTCGTCGCCGTCGTCGCTCGACGGAGGAATCGCAGTTAAAAAGTACTCGCCGGATCCTTACGCCGATTTTAAAGATTCGATGCAGGAAATGATCGAAGCGAGAAACATAAAAGACGTGAGAAGTAATTGGGGTTACTTACACGAATTACTGTGTTGTTATCTTAATCTGAACCCGAAACACACTCATAAGATTATAATCAGTGCTTTTTCTGATATAATCGTTTGTCTATTATCTTCATCGGAATCCGACGCCGTAAAGAAGAACGGAGGTGACAGCCGGAGGCTTAATGTTTCACGGTGGtag